The Synchiropus splendidus isolate RoL2022-P1 chromosome 11, RoL_Sspl_1.0, whole genome shotgun sequence genome contains a region encoding:
- the LOC128767597 gene encoding nuclear cap-binding protein subunit 1 has protein sequence MSRRRHSDDNDGGQSHKRRRTSEPIEIEDRLESLICRVGEKSTSSLESNLEGLAGVLEADLPNYKNKILRILCAVARLLPEKLTVYTTLVGLLNARNYNFGGEFVEAMIRQLKETLKNNLYSEAVYLVRFLSDLVNCHVIAAPSMVAMFENFVSVTQEEDVPQVRSDWFVYVVLSCLPWVGKELYEKKDVEMDRLLSQIEGYLKRRVKTHVPMLQVWTAEKPHPQEEYLDCLWAQIQKLKKDRWQERHILRPYIAFDSVLCEALQHNLPPFTPPGHMPDAQYPMPRVVFRMFDYTDAPEGPVMPGSHSVERFVIEENLHCIIKTHWRERKTCAAQLLSYPGKNKIPLNYHIVEVIFGQLFQLPSPPHIDVMYTTLLIELCKLQPGSLPQVLAQATEMLYMRLDTMNTTCIDRLVNWFSHHLSNFQFRWSWDDWADCLTVDLDRPKPKFVKEVLEKCMRLSYHQRIVDIVPPSFSALIPAEPIFMYKYSEENAASVLPGYQVSITVGSAIKNRASNEEILTILRDVPNPNQEDDDDEGESFNPLKIDVFLQTLLHLAAKSFSHSFSALGKFHEILKTLTDGDEGKLHILKVVYEVWRNHPQMISVLVDKMIRTQIVDCAAVANWLFSQDMAHEFSRLFIWEVLHSTIRKMNKHVQKIQKELEEAKDKLEKQQHKRRDSGDDEDMEKNSEDEEGQLEEQIERLQEKVESAQSEQKNLFLVIFQRFIMLLTEHLVRCETGGVDINTPWYKNCIERLQQIFLMHHVTIQQYMGTLENLLFTAELDPHILAVYQQFCALQL, from the exons GCGGTCAGTCTCACAAACGGAGGAGAACGTCAGAGCCCATCGAGATAGAGGATCGATTAGAGTCGCTGATATGTCGCGTGGGAGAGAAG AGCACGTCGTCTCTGGAGAGCAACCTGGAGGGTCTGGCAGGTGTGCTAGAGGCAGACCTTCCCAACTACAAAAACAAGATCCTTCGTATTTTATGTGCCGT TGCTCGCCTCCTCCCGGAAAAGCTGACGGTCTACACCACTCTGGTCGGCCTCCTCAACGCCCGCAACTACAACTTTGGTGGGGAGTTTGTGGAAGCCATGATCCGACAGCTGAAAGAGACGTTGAAGAACAACCTGTACAGCGAAGCGGTTTACCTG GTGCGGTTTTTGTCGGATCTTGTCAACTGTCATGTGATCGCTGCTCCGTCCATGGTGGCCATGTTTGAGAATTTTGTGAGCGTTACACAGGAGGAGGACGTGCCACAG GTCCGGTCAGATTGGTTTGTATACGTAGTTCTGTCGTGTCTACCATGGGTTGGGAAGGAGCTGTACGAGAAGAAGGACGTGGAAATGGACCGACTTCTGAGTCAGATCGAAGGCTACCTCAA gagGCGAGTGAAGACTCACGTGCCCATGCTGCAGGTGTGGACGGCAGAGAAGCCACATCCACAAGAAGAG TACCTGGACTGTCTCTGGGCTCAGATCCAGAAGCTGAAGAAGGACCGCTGGCAGGAGCGACACATACTGCGCCCATACATCGCCTTTGACAGTGTCCTTTGCGAAGCCCTGCAACACAACCTGCCTCCCTTCACGCCTCCGGGTCACATGCCGGACGCCCAGTACCCGATGCCGCGCGTGGTCTTCCGCATGTTCGACTACACGGACGCTCCAGAG GGACCGGTCATGCCGGGCAGCCACTCGGTGGAGAGGTTCGTCATCGAGGAGAACTTGCACTGCATCATCAAGACTCACTGGAGGGAAAGAAAAACCTG CGCCGCCCAGCTGCTCAGCTACCCGGGGAAGAACAAGATCCCCCTCAACTATCACATTGTGGAG GTCATTTTCGGGCAACTGTTCCAGCTGCCGTCGCCTCCTCACATCGACGTCATGTACACAACACTGCTGATCGAGTTGTGCAAACTGCAGCCGGGGTCTTTGCCGCAGGTC CTGGCTCAAGCCACAGAGATGCTCTACATGAGACTGGACACCATGAACACGACCTGCATAGACCG ACTGGTCAACTGGTTCTCCCATCACTTGAGCAACTTCCAGTTCAGATGGAGCTGGGACGACTG GGCTGACTGCCTGACCGTGGATCTGGACCGGCCCAAGCCCAAGTTCGTCAAGGAAGTTCTGGAGAAGTGCATGAG ACTCTCCTACCATCAGCGGATCGTCGACATCgtccctccctctttctccgcCCTCATCCCAGCTGAACCCATCTTCATGTACAAGTACTCCGAGGAGAACGCAG CCAGCGTGTTGCCGGGCTACCAGGTGTCCATCACTGTGGGCAGTGCCATCAAGAACCGGGCGTCCAACGAGGAGATCCTGACCATCCTGAGGGACGTTCCCAACCCCAACCAGGAGGATGATGACG ATGAAGGCGAGAGCTTCAACCCTCTGAAGATCGACGTGTTCCTGCAGACTCTCCTCCACCTGGCGGCCAAGTCTTTCAGTCACTCTTTCAGTGCCCTCGGCAA GTTCCATGAAATCCTCAAGACCCTGACAGACGGCGACGAGGGCAAACTGCATATCCTGAAGGTGGTTTACGAGGTGTGGAGGAACCACCCGCAG ATGATCTCCGTGCTGGTGGACAAGATGATCCGGACCCAGATCGTGGACTGCGCCGCAGTGGCCAACTGGCTCTTCTCTCAGGACATGGCTCACGAATTCAGCAG GCTCTTCATCTGGGAGGTCCTCCACTCCACCATCCGCAAGATGAACAAGCACGTGCAGAAGAtccagaaggagctggaggaggccaaggacaagctggagaagcagcagcacaagaGG AGGGACAGCGGGGATGACGAGGACATGGAGAAGAACAGCGAGGACGAGGAAggccagctggaggagcagattGAGAGGCTGCAGGAGAAGGTGGAGTCGGCCCAGAGCGAGCAGAAGAACCTCTTCCTCGTCATCTTCCAG cgCTTCATCATGTTGCTGACGGAACACTTGGTCCGGTGTGAGACGGGCGGCGTGGATATCAACACTCCCTGGTACAAGAACTGCATCGAGAGACTGCAGCAGATCTTCCTCATG CATCACGTGACCATCCAGCAGTACATGGGGACCCTGGAGAACCTCCTCTTCACAGCAGAACTGGACCCTCACATCCTGGCCGTGTACCAGCAGTTCTGCGCCCTGCAGCTCTGA